From Kangiella sp. TOML190, one genomic window encodes:
- the lepA gene encoding translation elongation factor 4 gives MAYTDYIRNFSIIAHIDHGKSTLSDRLIQHCGGLSEREMEAQVLDSMDLERERGITIKAQSVTLNYAAKDGHTYQLNFIDTPGHVDFSYEVSRSLAACEGALLVVDAAQGVEAQTLANCYTAIEQDLEVVPVLNKIDLPSAEPERVIQEIEDIVGIEAMEAVQCSAKTGLGIEELLEAIVKDVPPAYGDPDAPLQALIIDSWFDNYLGVVSLVRVMQGTIKKNEKMQVMSTGKNHVVDHVGIFTPKRQDLGELKAGEVGFVIAGIKEIQGAPVGDTITTAKDPAEQALPGFKQVKPQVYAGLFPVNSDDYESFRDALAKLSLNDASLFYEPENSTALGFGFRCGFLGMLHMEIIQERLEREYNLDLITTAPTVIYEVETTDGETLYVDNPSKLPPVSNIKAIREPICEANILVPQEHLGAVITLCVEKRGMQTKMQYAGNQVSLSYDLPMNEAVLDFFDRLKSVSRGYASLDYSFKRFQEDKLVRTDILINGERVDALALIVHADQAQYKGRELVEKMKEIIPRQMFEVAIQAAIGNHIIARSTVKALRKNVLAKCYGGDVSRKRKLLEKQKAGKKRMKQVGKVEIPQEAFLAVLHVGKDK, from the coding sequence ATGGCCTATACTGATTACATTCGAAATTTTTCCATCATTGCCCACATCGATCATGGCAAGTCTACCCTGTCCGATCGATTGATCCAGCATTGTGGCGGTCTCTCGGAGCGAGAAATGGAAGCGCAGGTATTGGATTCGATGGATCTGGAGCGTGAGCGTGGGATCACCATTAAGGCACAAAGCGTTACTTTGAATTATGCAGCCAAAGACGGCCATACTTATCAGTTAAACTTTATTGATACCCCAGGCCACGTGGATTTTTCCTACGAAGTTTCGCGTTCGCTAGCGGCTTGTGAAGGCGCTTTGCTGGTGGTGGATGCTGCGCAAGGGGTGGAAGCGCAAACCTTGGCTAATTGTTATACTGCCATTGAGCAGGATCTAGAAGTCGTTCCGGTGCTAAATAAAATTGATTTGCCTTCCGCGGAACCGGAAAGAGTGATCCAAGAGATTGAAGACATTGTCGGGATCGAGGCGATGGAAGCGGTGCAATGCTCGGCTAAAACGGGTTTAGGCATTGAAGAGTTGCTCGAAGCCATTGTTAAAGACGTGCCGCCTGCCTATGGTGATCCTGATGCGCCTTTGCAGGCTTTGATTATTGACTCTTGGTTTGATAATTACCTCGGGGTAGTCTCGCTAGTGCGTGTGATGCAGGGAACTATTAAGAAAAACGAAAAGATGCAGGTGATGTCCACTGGTAAAAACCATGTGGTGGATCATGTCGGGATCTTTACCCCTAAGCGCCAAGATTTAGGCGAGCTCAAAGCGGGTGAAGTAGGCTTTGTTATTGCCGGGATTAAAGAAATTCAAGGTGCGCCAGTGGGCGACACCATTACCACGGCTAAAGATCCCGCCGAACAAGCCTTGCCAGGTTTTAAGCAAGTCAAACCGCAGGTTTATGCAGGACTGTTCCCCGTTAATTCTGACGACTATGAAAGTTTTCGTGATGCCTTGGCTAAATTAAGCCTTAACGATGCGTCTTTGTTTTATGAACCAGAAAATTCAACTGCGCTAGGTTTTGGTTTCCGCTGTGGCTTCTTGGGAATGCTTCATATGGAGATTATTCAAGAACGCTTAGAGCGCGAATACAACTTGGATTTAATCACTACCGCGCCGACGGTAATTTACGAAGTGGAAACTACCGATGGTGAAACTTTATACGTAGACAATCCTTCGAAGTTACCACCTGTATCAAACATTAAGGCCATTCGCGAACCTATTTGTGAGGCTAATATTTTAGTGCCGCAGGAACATTTGGGTGCGGTCATTACCTTGTGCGTGGAAAAGCGTGGAATGCAAACCAAAATGCAATACGCCGGTAATCAAGTGTCCTTAAGCTATGATTTGCCTATGAATGAAGCGGTATTGGACTTTTTCGATCGTCTAAAGTCGGTCAGTCGTGGTTACGCTTCCTTGGATTACAGTTTTAAGCGTTTCCAAGAAGATAAGCTAGTTAGAACTGATATTTTAATTAACGGCGAGCGAGTGGATGCATTGGCGTTAATCGTGCATGCCGATCAAGCGCAATACAAAGGCCGCGAGTTGGTCGAGAAAATGAAGGAAATTATTCCGCGCCAGATGTTTGAAGTGGCGATTCAGGCGGCTATCGGCAATCACATCATTGCTCGCTCCACGGTTAAAGCCTTGCGTAAAAACGTTTTGGCGAAATGTTATGGCGGCGATGTTTCGCGTAAACGCAAATTATTAGAAAAACAAAAAGCCGGTAAAAAACGCATGAAGCAGGTAGGCAAAGTAGAAATACCACAAGAAGCATTTCTTGCTGTTCTGCACGTTGGCAAAGACAAATAG
- a CDS encoding Do family serine endopeptidase, with amino-acid sequence MKKSLLMLSFIFTSLVLASTAQAERFPDFTKLVEEIQPSVVSVKVDVRQRGRSIGKAGGSGFIIDSKGHILTNHHVVNNSDKVAVKLNNGREYDAKIIGSDALSDVALLKIEPKGLKLKPVKIGTSRDLKVGEWVLAFGAPFNLEQTVTAGIVSAKGRGGVGSPFVPFIQTDVAINSGNSGGPLINLDGEVVGINSMIYNPMISTGLSFSIPIDLADSVGDQLQANGKVIRGYLGVGYEEVDQGVVDYFDLPTVGGALINSVQQDSPAQKAGIQRGDIITEIEGNRVRSHQDLPYFIAQMEPGSKIKLKGYRDGKAKSFSAKLVERDDDFASVQPQESENRLGIEVNNLGNSLRQQLGVDSGVVVTKVEPGSPAQRAGISQGDIITEINRNDIENTEDFYRVMNELKRANKLLVLVTGRNGSDYRIIYLN; translated from the coding sequence ATGAAAAAAAGCTTACTCATGTTGAGTTTTATTTTTACTAGCTTGGTGCTTGCGAGCACCGCTCAAGCTGAACGATTCCCCGATTTTACTAAGCTGGTAGAAGAAATTCAGCCCAGCGTGGTTAGCGTTAAGGTGGATGTTCGGCAAAGAGGCCGCTCCATTGGCAAAGCGGGCGGTTCGGGCTTTATTATCGATTCCAAGGGTCATATTCTGACCAACCACCATGTGGTTAACAATAGCGATAAAGTAGCGGTGAAGCTGAATAATGGTCGTGAATACGATGCCAAAATTATTGGTAGCGACGCCCTGTCTGACGTGGCCTTACTAAAAATCGAACCGAAAGGTTTAAAGCTTAAGCCCGTAAAAATTGGTACTTCGCGTGACCTCAAAGTTGGCGAATGGGTTTTAGCTTTTGGTGCGCCTTTTAACCTAGAACAAACCGTTACCGCTGGCATCGTCAGCGCCAAAGGGCGTGGTGGCGTGGGTTCACCCTTTGTGCCTTTTATTCAGACCGATGTGGCAATCAATAGCGGCAACTCGGGCGGCCCTTTGATTAACCTTGATGGCGAAGTGGTCGGCATCAACTCCATGATTTATAACCCGATGATTTCGACCGGTCTGTCGTTTTCAATTCCGATCGATTTAGCCGACTCTGTTGGCGATCAATTGCAGGCTAACGGTAAGGTCATTCGCGGTTATTTGGGCGTGGGTTATGAAGAAGTGGATCAAGGAGTCGTTGACTATTTTGATCTTCCGACGGTAGGCGGTGCGCTGATTAATAGTGTGCAACAGGATTCACCCGCGCAAAAAGCTGGCATCCAGCGTGGCGATATTATTACTGAAATTGAGGGTAATCGGGTGCGTAGTCATCAGGATTTGCCTTACTTTATTGCGCAAATGGAGCCTGGCAGCAAAATCAAGCTTAAAGGCTATCGCGATGGAAAAGCCAAAAGTTTTAGTGCTAAATTGGTCGAGCGGGATGATGATTTCGCTTCGGTACAGCCCCAAGAAAGCGAAAATCGTTTAGGTATTGAAGTCAATAATCTTGGTAACAGCCTTCGTCAGCAGTTAGGAGTGGACTCTGGAGTCGTGGTAACCAAAGTAGAGCCGGGTAGTCCGGCGCAACGCGCTGGTATCAGCCAAGGCGATATTATTACTGAAATTAATCGTAATGATATTGAGAATACCGAGGATTTTTACCGCGTGATGAACGAGCTAAAACGTGCTAATAAGTTGCTGGTATTGGTGACCGGCCGTAATGGTAGTGACTATCGGATTATTTATTTAAATTAA
- a CDS encoding SoxR reducing system RseC family protein, translated as MLTETGQVVEIKGETAWVQTLGKTSCNSCQVNSSCGTGIISKAFGERSFITPMTNQLKARVGDQVEVGIPEDLVVKSSFLVYLLPLACMMLTAFLSRWLFAALAEPYVIAMALMGLLLGFYGVRLIGQKNSKNKRLEPVLLRIVKRPIAVKQIETSS; from the coding sequence ATGCTGACAGAAACGGGTCAAGTTGTAGAAATCAAAGGTGAGACCGCTTGGGTACAAACCTTAGGCAAAACTTCGTGCAATAGTTGTCAAGTTAATAGCAGTTGCGGCACGGGAATTATCAGCAAGGCTTTTGGCGAAAGATCCTTTATTACGCCGATGACCAATCAACTTAAAGCCCGAGTAGGCGATCAAGTTGAAGTCGGGATCCCTGAAGATTTGGTGGTGAAAAGTTCTTTTCTGGTTTATTTGCTTCCTTTAGCGTGCATGATGTTAACGGCTTTTTTAAGTCGCTGGTTGTTTGCAGCTTTAGCCGAACCCTATGTCATTGCAATGGCCCTAATGGGACTCTTGTTAGGCTTTTATGGAGTTAGGCTGATTGGACAAAAAAACAGCAAAAACAAACGTTTAGAGCCAGTTTTGTTAAGAATTGTCAAGAGACCGATAGCCGTGAAACAGATCGAAACATCTTCTTAG
- a CDS encoding sigma-E factor negative regulatory protein → MKFNDTEFSSAEIASKYLDGDIQSDNEWLQLTDDMQAKQAFERYQLIGGLMREEAISPKVSIADQVMAALDKEATIFAPKFAPSSSDQADDNSSLEETAAETTVVSFPRKTAKTVGGFAIAASVALVALMSTGNITPTETIQPQTLAATQVKAQQPNQQAQQQMALFNQARNAQGLPVIRTVSNQKALAISVPVEDVVSEPNKVEMQKQEIELGKDSKKEEAEAKN, encoded by the coding sequence TTGAAATTTAACGATACAGAGTTCAGTTCAGCAGAAATTGCCAGTAAATACCTTGATGGCGATATCCAATCCGATAATGAGTGGTTGCAACTGACTGACGACATGCAAGCGAAACAAGCTTTCGAGCGCTATCAATTAATTGGCGGTTTGATGCGCGAAGAAGCCATCAGTCCAAAAGTGTCGATTGCCGATCAAGTGATGGCCGCTCTAGATAAAGAAGCGACCATCTTTGCGCCTAAGTTTGCTCCTAGTTCCTCGGATCAAGCTGATGATAACAGCTCGCTGGAGGAAACCGCAGCCGAAACCACGGTGGTCAGTTTCCCGCGCAAGACAGCCAAAACGGTTGGTGGTTTTGCGATAGCGGCATCTGTAGCTTTAGTCGCCTTGATGAGTACCGGTAATATTACGCCGACGGAAACTATCCAGCCGCAAACTCTAGCGGCAACTCAAGTCAAAGCGCAGCAGCCCAATCAACAAGCCCAACAGCAAATGGCCTTGTTCAATCAGGCGCGTAACGCCCAAGGCCTACCAGTAATTCGTACCGTTTCTAATCAAAAGGCTCTAGCCATCAGCGTGCCAGTGGAGGATGTGGTTAGTGAACCAAATAAAGTTGAAATGCAAAAACAAGAGATCGAATTAGGAAAAGATAGCAAAAAAGAGGAAGCTGAAGCGAAAAACTAG
- the rpoE gene encoding RNA polymerase sigma factor RpoE — protein sequence MKAKAIKSDNTKLNLGAKPEPNQDQSLVARVQAGDKSAFDLLVRKYQHKIMNLISRFVKDADEVMDVSQEAFIKAYRALPGFRGDSAFYTWLYRIAINTAKNHLVSKGRRPPGSDIDAIEAEQYDGGDALRDTGSPERLMFRDEIRELIFSTIDELPEDLKTAISLREMEGMSYEEISEVMDCPVGTVRSRIFRARDAIDQKIAPLLEQGWRS from the coding sequence ATGAAGGCAAAAGCCATTAAAAGTGACAACACCAAATTAAATCTGGGTGCTAAACCTGAGCCCAACCAAGATCAGAGCCTAGTCGCGCGGGTTCAGGCAGGTGACAAGTCGGCCTTTGATCTGTTGGTACGAAAATATCAGCACAAGATCATGAATCTTATCTCGCGCTTCGTGAAAGATGCTGACGAGGTGATGGACGTGTCGCAAGAAGCCTTTATTAAAGCCTATCGCGCCTTGCCTGGCTTCCGAGGCGATAGTGCTTTTTATACTTGGCTCTATCGGATCGCCATCAATACCGCCAAAAACCACCTAGTTTCCAAGGGCCGTCGGCCACCCGGCTCCGATATCGATGCGATCGAAGCTGAGCAGTACGACGGTGGCGATGCGCTACGCGATACTGGCAGTCCGGAGCGTTTAATGTTCCGCGATGAAATCCGAGAATTGATTTTTTCAACCATTGATGAACTGCCAGAAGATCTAAAAACTGCAATTAGTTTGCGTGAGATGGAAGGCATGAGTTACGAGGAAATTTCTGAGGTGATGGACTGTCCGGTAGGCACGGTTCGCTCACGAATTTTTCGGGCACGTGATGCCATCGATCAGAAGATTGCTCCTTTGTTAGAGCAGGGTTGGCGTTCATAA
- the nadB gene encoding L-aspartate oxidase: MSAIEHHTDVLVIGSGAAGLSAALRLAHLGNITVLSKAEVTEGSTFYAQGGIAAVLHENDSVDSHVEDTLIAGGGLCKEAAVRFTVEHSTEAIHWLIDRGVAFSKQDQEYHLTREGGHSQRRIIHSDDATGKAVSTTLVAAVRAEANITLLEHYIALDLITEHKLGNKHQANRCLGAYVFNLTHDRVETISARFVILATGGASKVYLYTSNPDVASGDGIAMAWRAGCSVANLEFNQFHPTCLYHPAARSFLITEALRGEGAVLRRPNGERFMHEYDKRGELAPRDIVAQTIDHEIKKLGVDCVYLDISHKDPDFIKQHFPTIYAKLMEFGIDMTTDAIPVVPAAHYTCGGVMVDLNSQTDLAGLYAIGEVAYTGLHGANRMASNSLLECLVFAQSAAENIEQQWSQVTLNSQIPHWDDSQVTDSDEEVVLNHNWHELRQLMWNYVGIVRSDKRLQRALSRIELLKQEIHDYYANFKVSNDLIELRNLVIVAELIVRCALQRKESRGLHFTLDYPDKLENAVETKLNPY, translated from the coding sequence ATGAGCGCTATAGAGCATCACACTGACGTTTTAGTGATTGGAAGCGGCGCAGCGGGTTTATCGGCAGCACTACGCTTAGCCCATCTTGGCAACATCACAGTGCTTTCCAAAGCCGAAGTCACCGAAGGCTCAACCTTCTATGCCCAAGGGGGTATTGCCGCGGTATTGCATGAAAATGATAGTGTCGACTCGCATGTGGAAGACACCCTGATTGCCGGTGGCGGGCTCTGTAAGGAAGCGGCGGTACGTTTTACCGTGGAACATTCCACCGAAGCAATCCATTGGCTGATTGATCGGGGGGTGGCTTTTAGTAAGCAAGATCAAGAATACCACCTAACCCGCGAAGGCGGTCACAGCCAAAGGCGCATTATCCATTCGGACGATGCCACAGGTAAAGCTGTCTCCACCACCCTAGTCGCTGCGGTTCGTGCCGAAGCCAACATCACCTTGTTGGAACATTACATAGCGCTCGATTTAATTACCGAGCACAAACTGGGAAACAAGCATCAAGCCAATCGTTGCCTTGGTGCCTATGTTTTTAACTTGACTCATGATCGGGTCGAAACCATCAGCGCGCGCTTTGTTATTCTGGCTACTGGCGGCGCTAGCAAAGTCTACCTTTATACCTCCAATCCTGACGTTGCCAGTGGCGATGGAATTGCCATGGCTTGGCGCGCTGGCTGCTCTGTTGCCAACTTAGAATTCAACCAATTCCACCCCACTTGTCTTTATCATCCAGCAGCCCGCAGTTTTTTAATCACTGAAGCTTTACGTGGCGAAGGCGCAGTATTACGCCGTCCGAATGGCGAACGCTTTATGCATGAATACGATAAACGCGGCGAATTGGCACCGCGGGATATAGTGGCGCAAACCATTGACCATGAAATCAAAAAGCTTGGCGTGGATTGTGTTTATCTCGACATCAGTCATAAAGACCCCGATTTCATCAAACAGCACTTCCCCACCATCTACGCCAAACTCATGGAGTTTGGGATCGACATGACTACCGATGCAATCCCTGTCGTACCAGCCGCACACTATACCTGCGGCGGCGTGATGGTCGATCTTAATAGCCAAACCGATCTGGCAGGACTCTACGCAATTGGCGAAGTGGCTTATACCGGTTTGCATGGGGCTAATCGTATGGCCAGTAACTCGCTATTGGAATGCTTGGTTTTTGCCCAATCGGCAGCAGAAAATATCGAGCAGCAGTGGTCGCAAGTAACTTTAAATAGCCAGATACCTCATTGGGACGATAGCCAAGTGACCGACTCAGATGAGGAAGTGGTACTGAACCACAATTGGCATGAACTGCGACAATTGATGTGGAATTATGTGGGTATCGTACGCAGCGATAAGCGCTTGCAACGGGCCTTAAGTCGGATCGAATTGTTAAAGCAAGAGATCCACGATTATTATGCCAACTTTAAAGTCTCCAACGATTTAATCGAACTGCGTAATCTGGTCATAGTGGCGGAGTTGATTGTGCGCTGCGCCTTGCAACGCAAAGAAAGTCGCGGTCTTCACTTTACCCTCGATTATCCCGATAAGTTAGAAAACGCTGTAGAAACTAAGCTAAATCCTTATTAA
- a CDS encoding succinate dehydrogenase assembly factor 2, with protein sequence MTKESQDNYKALLWASRRGMLELDVILTPYLEQHYAAMSASEIKLFSDYLQQDDPDLYAWLMGFETAKSEFSELTAKIRQFIEQRVN encoded by the coding sequence ATGACTAAAGAGTCTCAAGATAATTATAAAGCCTTATTATGGGCCAGTCGTCGCGGCATGTTAGAGTTGGATGTGATTCTAACGCCTTACCTAGAGCAGCATTATGCCGCTATGTCGGCAAGCGAGATCAAGTTGTTTTCTGACTATCTGCAACAGGACGACCCGGATCTTTACGCTTGGTTGATGGGGTTTGAAACGGCAAAATCTGAATTTTCAGAGCTGACCGCTAAAATTCGTCAGTTTATCGAGCAGAGAGTGAATTAG
- a CDS encoding folate-binding protein YgfZ, with protein MNNTTAYYQTIEDYGLLRIAGTDAKKFLQGQITADMELVTEQQAQLGGYCNVQGRLHAIFYVLKIQDDYWLLMPQNVIEHCQATLSKYAVFFQVNIDQDQSLALVASQQPATNRQHLSVDPDSKTLTIGKLNLHLLEPADKQELLNQLKDSTEIAEQQQHLLNFAQIQLAIPMVFAETIEKLLPHSIGLPQAGGVNFEKGCYTGQEIVARMHYRGNLKTHAHKLKLNSSLIAPVTEVNNQADKKLGELIYSAQVGSQIIALASLSDKALEQDLYIDNTAVTLTT; from the coding sequence ATGAATAACACTACTGCCTATTATCAAACCATTGAGGACTATGGTCTGCTGAGGATCGCAGGAACCGATGCCAAGAAATTCTTGCAAGGCCAAATCACCGCCGACATGGAACTGGTTACCGAGCAGCAAGCGCAATTAGGCGGCTATTGTAATGTGCAAGGCAGGCTACACGCGATTTTTTATGTGCTCAAAATACAAGACGATTATTGGTTACTGATGCCGCAAAACGTAATCGAGCACTGCCAAGCGACCTTGTCTAAATATGCGGTATTTTTTCAGGTCAACATAGATCAGGACCAGTCTCTTGCTCTTGTGGCTAGTCAACAGCCAGCTACCAATCGCCAGCATTTGAGTGTCGATCCTGACTCAAAGACTTTAACTATCGGTAAGCTTAACCTGCATTTGCTCGAGCCTGCCGATAAACAAGAGCTTCTTAATCAGCTTAAAGACTCCACGGAAATCGCTGAGCAACAACAGCACCTGCTGAACTTTGCGCAGATCCAACTCGCGATCCCAATGGTTTTTGCTGAAACTATCGAAAAACTGTTACCCCACTCCATTGGCTTACCTCAAGCAGGCGGCGTCAACTTTGAAAAAGGCTGCTATACCGGACAAGAAATTGTCGCTCGAATGCATTACCGCGGCAACCTTAAGACTCATGCTCACAAACTAAAACTGAACTCCAGCTTGATTGCACCGGTAACCGAGGTCAACAATCAAGCGGATAAAAAGCTTGGTGAGCTTATTTACAGCGCCCAAGTCGGCAGCCAAATCATAGCGCTAGCCAGCTTGAGCGATAAGGCCTTGGAGCAAGACCTTTATATTGATAACACAGCGGTGACGCTAACCACTTAA
- a CDS encoding peroxiredoxin-like family protein: MKTISYLIIALMIGLASFVASAEQKDFIAEMPTDIRPLLIGETIPEVTLFDAAGSPVNLRQLAAKKPTVILFYRGGWCPFCNAQLSQLQEIEKDLIELGYQLVAISPDTPDALKKSISERKLKYQLISDFNLQATRQFGLAFYIPKTYSNKVKAIGGKTQTLAGDERSILPVPAAFVLDTQGVIQFEYINPNYKVRIKPELLLDAARYALEKD, encoded by the coding sequence ATGAAAACCATTAGCTATTTAATCATTGCTCTAATGATCGGGTTGGCGTCGTTTGTTGCAAGCGCCGAACAAAAAGACTTTATTGCGGAGATGCCAACGGATATTCGTCCACTATTAATTGGAGAAACCATTCCCGAGGTTACCCTGTTTGATGCAGCGGGTAGCCCAGTCAATTTACGCCAGTTGGCAGCAAAAAAACCAACAGTAATATTATTTTATCGCGGTGGTTGGTGTCCTTTTTGTAATGCTCAATTAAGTCAGTTACAAGAGATTGAAAAAGACTTGATTGAGTTAGGCTATCAGTTGGTGGCGATTAGCCCTGATACGCCAGATGCATTAAAAAAATCGATTAGTGAACGCAAACTTAAGTATCAATTGATTTCGGATTTTAATTTACAAGCGACTCGCCAGTTTGGTTTAGCATTTTATATTCCTAAGACCTACAGCAATAAGGTGAAAGCCATTGGTGGGAAAACCCAAACTTTAGCTGGAGATGAGCGAAGCATTTTGCCGGTGCCAGCAGCTTTTGTTTTAGATACCCAAGGTGTTATCCAATTTGAATACATCAACCCCAATTACAAGGTTCGTATTAAACCCGAGTTATTGTTGGATGCGGCACGTTACGCTCTAGAAAAAGACTAA
- a CDS encoding RNA polymerase sigma factor yields MNLASKTDLELVALAISGDEQAPFSQLVVRYQSMIRQFLRRLTAGDQAQADDLAQETFLMAYQKLHTFKATGSFKSWLHTIAYRLFLRHIQKHPLLQLDENQAILVNNPQSEIEADLLAEKLMQVLSADERVVMTLFMSAAMSHSEIVAVTQIPLGTVKSHIQRAKVKLHKLLDRSQLVA; encoded by the coding sequence ATGAATTTAGCATCCAAAACGGATCTTGAGCTGGTGGCTTTGGCCATCAGCGGTGATGAGCAGGCGCCATTTAGTCAGTTAGTGGTGCGTTATCAATCAATGATCCGGCAGTTTCTAAGGCGGCTCACCGCTGGCGATCAGGCGCAGGCGGATGATTTAGCACAAGAGACATTTCTAATGGCCTATCAAAAGTTACATACTTTTAAAGCTACCGGCAGTTTTAAATCTTGGCTTCATACCATCGCGTATCGCTTATTTTTGCGACATATACAAAAGCATCCGCTGCTGCAGCTTGACGAAAATCAGGCGATACTGGTTAATAATCCGCAGAGTGAAATTGAAGCGGATCTATTAGCTGAAAAATTAATGCAGGTTTTATCTGCGGATGAAAGGGTGGTGATGACTTTATTTATGTCAGCGGCCATGAGCCATTCCGAGATTGTGGCAGTAACCCAAATACCGTTGGGGACTGTTAAATCGCACATTCAACGTGCTAAAGTAAAACTTCATAAATTACTCGATAGAAGCCAATTGGTGGCTTGA
- a CDS encoding DUF6249 domain-containing protein, with translation MGEELWIPIVMFISLAAVIISFFYYGHKNKLATMKTVQKAVENGSNLTPELLEKLSHSKAVQPPRIKDLRRGIILSALGVAGVVASFMFSSPEPKEFFRIISLLPLFIGAGFLLVWKLNRYND, from the coding sequence ATGGGTGAAGAACTTTGGATTCCAATTGTGATGTTTATTTCGTTGGCGGCGGTTATCATCAGCTTTTTTTATTATGGCCACAAAAACAAGCTCGCCACCATGAAAACGGTGCAAAAAGCGGTAGAAAATGGCTCCAACTTAACGCCAGAACTGCTGGAGAAGCTTAGCCATAGCAAAGCGGTTCAACCTCCGCGAATTAAAGATCTACGCCGAGGTATTATTTTATCAGCATTAGGTGTTGCTGGAGTTGTGGCGAGCTTTATGTTTAGCTCTCCAGAGCCAAAAGAATTTTTTAGAATTATTTCCTTATTGCCTTTATTTATTGGCGCTGGTTTCTTGTTGGTGTGGAAACTTAATCGTTACAACGACTAA